CCAGTCCTGCAGCAGGTCGATGCTGGCGCCGGGGCCGAGAAACAGGTCTTGCGCGGCGTTGGGCTGGGTCAGCCAGAAGTGGCCGCTGACCACCCTCAGGCGCATGCCGGCGCTGGCGTCGATCATGCGCGTCTGGCGCGGCAACAAGCGGGTGGTCTGGGCGGTGGGGTGCATGGCGTGCCTCCTGTGAATGAGGCTCTACTGTCCCGGTTTGCGCCCGTTCGCAACAGGCACACAGATGGCCAATTTGCGCCCTGCCAGATCCGTGCAGGCCGCATCTGTGTGGTCTCTTTCGACCCCATCTGTACCGGTCGGTGCCAGCCACCGGACCCGACGGCGACCGCGCACTGGGTTAGCATGGAAACGCCATGCCAGCGCCGCCCCCCACCCTCACGCTGTGTCCGGCCCCGTCGGCCAGCCCCGCCCCCACCCTGCCGCTGTACCAGCAGATCGCGCAGACACTGGCGCAGCTCATCCACAGCGGCACCTTCAAGGCCGGCCAACGACTGCCCTCGGTGCGCGAGACGGCGCTGACGCAGGGCGTGTCCATCTCGACCGCCATGCAGGCCTTTCGCCAGCTGGAGGAGCAGGGCCTGGTGCAGGCGCGCCCCAAGGCCGGCTACTTCGTGAGGCGCGCCCAGCGCATCGCCCAGCCCAGCCTGAGCGCACCACCGCAACGCAGCTTTCTGCTGGAGCGGCAGAGCCGTTCCGAAGCCTTCGCCCTGCTCCACCAGCCCGGTGACCGCGCCAGTTTTGGGGGGTTCACACCGCAGAGCAGTGACCTGTTCGACGACGAGCGCCTGCGCGTGGCCGTGGGCCGCGCCTCGCGCGTGCACCGGCGCAGCCTGACCGAATACAACAAGGCCGATGCCGGGCGGCCCGCGCTGCGCGCGGCGGTGGCGCAGCGCGCCCTGCACCTGGGCTGCGCGCTCGATGCGTCGGACATCGTCATCACCGCCAGTTGCACCCAGGCGGTCAGCCTGTGCCTGCGCGCCGTCACGCAGCCGGGCGACGTGGTGGCGCTGGAGTCTCCGACCTTTTTTGGCTACCTCGACCTGATCGAGTCCCTGGGCCTGCGGGTGTTGGAGATCCCCACCCACCCGGCCACCGGGCTCTCGCTGCCCGCGCTGGAGCTGGCGCTGGACACGCAACCCATCAAGGCCGTGCTCGCGGCCCCCACGCTGTCCAACCCGCTGGGCTCGGTGATGCCGCTGTCGGCCAAGCAGCGCCTGGTGCAGTTGCTGGCCCGCCGGCAGGTGCCCCTGATCGAAGACGTGGTGTTCAACGACCTGCTGGCCGGCGACGAGCGGCGCAAGGCCGCCAAGGCCTACGACACCGAGGGCAACGTCATGATCTGCGGCTCGTTCGCCAAGACCCTGACGCCGGGCATCCGCCTGGGCTG
This Hydrogenophaga taeniospiralis DNA region includes the following protein-coding sequences:
- a CDS encoding PLP-dependent aminotransferase family protein codes for the protein MPAPPPTLTLCPAPSASPAPTLPLYQQIAQTLAQLIHSGTFKAGQRLPSVRETALTQGVSISTAMQAFRQLEEQGLVQARPKAGYFVRRAQRIAQPSLSAPPQRSFLLERQSRSEAFALLHQPGDRASFGGFTPQSSDLFDDERLRVAVGRASRVHRRSLTEYNKADAGRPALRAAVAQRALHLGCALDASDIVITASCTQAVSLCLRAVTQPGDVVALESPTFFGYLDLIESLGLRVLEIPTHPATGLSLPALELALDTQPIKAVLAAPTLSNPLGSVMPLSAKQRLVQLLARRQVPLIEDVVFNDLLAGDERRKAAKAYDTEGNVMICGSFAKTLTPGIRLGWVAAGRWRDAIATHKRLQGAATNVVLEEALADLLTQGSYEAHLRRLSADMRQRRNEARHLIAHHFPPGTRVSNPPSGDTLWLELHPAIGSMDLFRRCASEGITFGPGELFTATDRYRNCLRLNFSGPWNALTMQALARIGELARQMLERPAASPTPPVLRRA